A region from the Terriglobales bacterium genome encodes:
- a CDS encoding amidohydrolase family protein — translation MLLSPAFAQKTQKPAGKPAPAKPALPPAPLTALKGGKVVTVSHGTIENGVVVMQDGKITAVGGPSTAIPRGARVIDATGMWVYPGLFDSETRLGLSEIQAVDMTNDSSEPSDEIMPHMHVYDAFHAETEHIPISRINGITNAIVAPGDDDTLPGQDSLIQLWGPSGEEMLIGKDIALAMNFSANQRRRRGSFENWKYPSTRMGLATQLRQTFLDALDYKRKWDDYNKPAEKKDGDKDKKDDKKTPPKRDLKLEALLPYLAGERPVVLDVQESTDLYTALALAREFKLRVILKGLTHAQINLDQIAATKLPVILGPIYEQPRDDERYDAVYKLPAELHRRGVKFAFASYDLYAVVQPRNLPYEAGYAVAWGLPWDEAMKAITLNAAEIWGVAGQLGSLDAGKTANVVVSNGDPLDVKTDVKHVFIAGREVPLESRQTRLRDEYMKR, via the coding sequence GCGCTGCCGCCCGCGCCGCTCACCGCCCTCAAGGGCGGCAAGGTGGTGACCGTCTCGCACGGCACCATCGAGAACGGCGTGGTCGTGATGCAGGACGGCAAGATCACCGCCGTCGGCGGGCCCTCGACCGCCATCCCGCGCGGCGCTCGTGTCATCGACGCCACCGGCATGTGGGTCTACCCCGGCCTGTTCGACTCCGAGACGCGCCTCGGCCTGAGCGAGATCCAGGCCGTCGACATGACCAACGACTCCAGCGAGCCCTCCGACGAGATCATGCCGCACATGCACGTCTACGACGCCTTCCACGCCGAGACCGAGCACATCCCGATCAGCCGCATCAACGGCATCACCAATGCCATCGTCGCGCCCGGCGACGACGACACGCTCCCCGGCCAGGATTCGCTCATCCAGCTCTGGGGGCCGTCGGGCGAGGAGATGCTCATCGGCAAGGACATCGCGCTGGCCATGAACTTCTCCGCCAACCAGCGCCGCCGCCGCGGCAGCTTCGAGAACTGGAAGTATCCCTCCACTCGCATGGGCCTGGCGACGCAGCTGCGCCAGACCTTCCTCGACGCCCTCGACTACAAGCGCAAGTGGGATGACTACAACAAGCCCGCCGAGAAGAAGGACGGCGACAAGGACAAGAAAGACGACAAGAAGACGCCGCCCAAGCGCGACCTGAAGCTGGAGGCGCTGCTGCCGTATCTCGCCGGCGAGCGCCCGGTCGTGCTCGACGTGCAGGAGTCCACCGACCTCTACACCGCGCTCGCCCTGGCCCGCGAGTTCAAGCTGCGCGTGATCCTGAAAGGGCTCACGCACGCGCAGATCAACCTCGACCAGATCGCCGCCACCAAGCTGCCCGTCATCCTCGGCCCCATCTACGAGCAGCCGCGCGACGACGAGCGCTACGACGCGGTCTACAAGCTGCCCGCCGAGCTGCACCGCCGCGGCGTGAAGTTCGCCTTCGCCAGCTACGACCTCTACGCCGTCGTGCAGCCGCGCAACCTGCCTTACGAGGCCGGCTACGCGGTCGCCTGGGGGCTGCCGTGGGACGAGGCGATGAAGGCCATCACGCTCAATGCCGCCGAGATCTGGGGCGTCGCCGGCCAGCTCGGCTCGCTCGACGCCGGCAAGACCGCCAACGTCGTGGTCTCCAACGGCGACCCGCTCGACGTCAAGACCGACGTGAAGCACGTCTTCATCGCCGGCCGCGAGGTCCCGCTGGAGTCGCGACAGACTCGACTGCGGGATGAGTACATGAAGCGCTAG
- a CDS encoding alkaline phosphatase D family protein — MDRRNFLKSLAAAMGAGLASPGAYAFAIPPWKERRDLYPQGVASGDPVPDSVILWTRRPPVAGSPEARQLRVEVAADPKFRRIVARGKAGVAAATDWTCRFLATGLRPAREYWYRFTDEHGFGSRVGRTLTAPARHDSRPLRFAFVSCQSVTEGWQNAYRRMIFEDQRRAPAERLAFVLHLGDFIYEVVWYPEDRPDGRRYARTLREVYRLPHGEKVDAGLHAPTTLEDYRVTYRAFLEDPDIQDARARWPFVCIGDNHEFSWQGWQSQQVFFGKTRPAQRMRVAANQAWYEFQPARVVKPGKGDAFEAPDVQDVPIEKFDDYGLGLEPNNLAAVNSVRFYRALRFGRNLDLIITDNHSFRAEPPDSSAFSPAEFRWANPQEAVEILDSGRAYDHGHPPDTIRYGGKDLPNPRKDAPPQSFLGKDQKAWFLERLRTSTARWKVWAHSFGTLEWRTDLQNLPPELRAKWPGQGYGMFSGAFFLERGEILDLVRERGITNFAIVAGDRHSFWAGTLSKGLPPEKFEPLGVEFITGSISAPGIAESAEYNIRKDDPVRALYVHDHPDGTLWPAFNMSTLHGVRSALTLQQTGDVAQAVAQSNPQVAPHLSFCDLAGHGYATVRLSAAEMETEFVCIPRPLTRSATPDGGPLRYRVVHRVRAWKPGERPRLVQEVVEGTPLLATK; from the coding sequence ATGGACCGCCGCAACTTCCTGAAGTCGCTCGCCGCCGCCATGGGCGCCGGCCTCGCATCGCCCGGCGCGTACGCCTTCGCCATCCCGCCCTGGAAAGAGCGCCGCGACCTCTATCCGCAGGGCGTCGCCTCGGGCGATCCCGTCCCCGACAGCGTCATCCTCTGGACGCGCCGCCCGCCGGTCGCCGGGTCGCCTGAAGCGCGGCAGCTCCGCGTCGAAGTCGCCGCCGACCCCAAGTTCCGCCGCATCGTGGCGCGCGGCAAGGCGGGGGTCGCCGCCGCGACCGACTGGACGTGCCGCTTCCTCGCCACCGGGCTGCGCCCCGCGCGCGAGTACTGGTACCGCTTCACCGACGAGCACGGCTTCGGCAGCCGCGTCGGCCGCACCCTCACCGCGCCCGCGCGCCACGACTCCCGCCCGCTCCGCTTCGCTTTCGTGAGCTGCCAGAGCGTGACCGAGGGCTGGCAGAACGCGTATCGCCGCATGATCTTCGAAGACCAGCGCCGCGCGCCCGCCGAGCGCCTGGCATTCGTCCTGCATCTCGGCGACTTCATCTACGAAGTCGTGTGGTATCCCGAGGACCGCCCCGATGGACGCCGCTACGCGCGCACGCTGCGCGAGGTCTATCGCTTGCCGCACGGCGAGAAGGTCGACGCCGGCCTGCACGCGCCAACCACGCTCGAGGACTACCGCGTCACCTACCGCGCCTTCCTCGAGGATCCCGACATCCAGGACGCGCGCGCGCGCTGGCCGTTCGTCTGCATCGGCGACAACCATGAGTTCTCCTGGCAGGGCTGGCAGAGCCAGCAGGTGTTCTTCGGCAAGACGCGTCCGGCGCAGCGCATGCGCGTCGCCGCCAACCAGGCCTGGTACGAGTTCCAGCCCGCGCGCGTCGTGAAGCCGGGCAAGGGCGACGCCTTCGAGGCGCCCGACGTCCAAGACGTCCCTATCGAAAAGTTCGACGACTATGGCCTCGGCCTCGAGCCCAACAACCTCGCCGCCGTGAACAGCGTGAGGTTCTATCGCGCGCTGCGCTTCGGCAGGAACCTCGACCTCATCATCACCGACAACCATTCCTTCCGCGCCGAGCCGCCCGACTCGAGCGCGTTCTCGCCCGCTGAGTTTCGCTGGGCGAACCCGCAGGAGGCGGTCGAGATCCTCGATTCCGGCCGCGCCTACGATCACGGCCACCCGCCCGACACCATCCGCTACGGCGGCAAGGACCTCCCGAATCCGCGCAAGGACGCGCCCCCGCAATCCTTCCTCGGCAAGGACCAGAAGGCATGGTTCCTCGAGCGCCTGCGGACTTCGACTGCGCGCTGGAAGGTCTGGGCGCATTCCTTCGGCACGCTGGAATGGCGCACCGACCTCCAGAACCTGCCGCCGGAGCTGCGCGCCAAGTGGCCCGGCCAGGGCTACGGCATGTTCAGCGGCGCGTTCTTCCTGGAGCGCGGCGAGATCCTCGACCTGGTGCGCGAGCGCGGCATCACGAACTTCGCCATCGTCGCCGGCGACCGCCATTCCTTCTGGGCCGGCACGCTCTCGAAGGGACTGCCGCCGGAGAAGTTCGAACCGTTGGGCGTGGAGTTCATCACCGGCTCCATCTCCGCGCCCGGCATCGCCGAGTCCGCCGAGTACAACATCCGGAAAGACGATCCGGTCCGCGCGCTCTACGTCCACGACCATCCCGACGGCACCCTCTGGCCCGCGTTCAACATGAGCACGCTGCACGGCGTCCGCTCGGCGCTGACGCTGCAGCAGACCGGCGACGTCGCCCAGGCGGTCGCGCAGAGCAATCCGCAGGTCGCGCCCCATCTTTCTTTCTGTGATCTCGCCGGCCACGGGTATGCGACCGTCCGGCTCAGCGCGGCGGAGATGGAGACCGAGTTCGTCTGCATCCCGCGGCCGCTCACGCGCAGCGCGACCCCCGACGGCGGCCCGCTGCGCTACCGCGTGGTGCATCGCGTGCGCGCGTGGAAGCCCGGCGAGCGTCCGCGCCTCGTCCAGGAAGTGGTGGAGGGCACGCCGCTGCTGGCTACGAAGTAG